The uncultured Hyphomonas sp. genome includes a window with the following:
- the yacG gene encoding DNA gyrase inhibitor YacG encodes MPPEKRQPKCAQCRKNPVSAQYRPFCSKRCADVDLGKWLNEGYAIPGPPVDDDEDSPRPGDAGDMSAED; translated from the coding sequence GTGCCCCCTGAGAAACGCCAGCCGAAATGTGCCCAGTGCCGCAAGAACCCGGTGTCTGCGCAATACCGACCCTTCTGCTCCAAACGCTGCGCGGATGTGGACCTCGGCAAGTGGCTGAACGAGGGCTATGCCATTCCCGGCCCGCCCGTCGACGACGATGAGGACTCCCCCCGCCCGGGCGACGCCGGGGATATGTCAGCAGAAGACTGA
- a CDS encoding ribonuclease E/G has protein sequence MPAARILQEVCAAEAREVALDETGRPIAVRLTRLTEDRPVRIGEVMTGRLHTISLPQGGGFIELENHAGDAFLRLQEGHGLTEGQSLEVRVVAEAREGSKLPRVALAEKTKDFRFLAPWGTENVERVEPGDQTVAMAFDMVESNTVNLPGGGNITLERTRALVAVDVDTSGRTDTGRAASRALKVNLDAAAELARQLRLRNLGGLIVMDCVSPLNREAGKQVRDRFNAVFRTISDQRARALVPSDLGLLQASVEWAETPIAERLLGPTGEKTPRSVCFDGFRRLEQEARAKRMDKLCIDLPRPALDWLNRDGASLRQALAEKYGDRFTYDSTDPTSPIVFTVP, from the coding sequence ATGCCCGCGGCTCGCATCCTTCAGGAAGTGTGCGCCGCGGAGGCGCGCGAAGTCGCCCTGGATGAAACCGGCCGTCCTATCGCTGTCCGGCTGACCCGCCTGACGGAAGACAGGCCTGTCCGGATCGGCGAGGTGATGACCGGACGGCTGCATACGATTTCCCTTCCTCAGGGCGGTGGCTTTATTGAACTGGAGAACCACGCCGGTGACGCCTTCCTGCGTCTGCAGGAAGGGCACGGCCTGACAGAGGGGCAATCCCTTGAGGTCCGGGTCGTGGCCGAGGCAAGGGAAGGCAGCAAGCTGCCCCGTGTGGCGCTTGCCGAAAAGACAAAGGATTTCCGCTTCCTTGCGCCATGGGGCACGGAGAATGTGGAACGGGTCGAGCCGGGCGACCAGACCGTCGCCATGGCCTTCGACATGGTGGAGTCCAACACGGTGAACCTGCCCGGCGGGGGCAATATCACACTGGAGCGGACACGGGCGCTGGTCGCCGTGGATGTCGATACATCCGGCCGCACCGATACCGGACGCGCGGCCAGCCGCGCCCTGAAAGTGAACCTGGATGCTGCCGCCGAACTCGCCCGACAGCTGCGGCTCAGAAATCTCGGCGGGCTTATCGTGATGGATTGCGTCAGCCCGCTCAATCGCGAAGCAGGCAAGCAGGTCCGGGACCGGTTCAATGCCGTGTTCCGCACCATATCCGACCAGCGCGCGCGGGCGCTGGTGCCGTCAGACCTTGGCCTCCTGCAGGCGTCGGTCGAATGGGCCGAAACCCCCATTGCGGAACGCTTGCTGGGCCCCACAGGTGAAAAGACGCCGCGCTCAGTGTGTTTCGACGGTTTCCGGAGGCTGGAGCAGGAAGCCCGGGCGAAACGCATGGACAAACTCTGCATCGACCTCCCACGGCCAGCGCTCGACTGGCTGAACCGCGACGGCGCCTCTCTCAGACAGGCCCTTGCGGAAAAGTACGGCGACCGCTTCACTTACGACTCGACCGATCCGACATCCCCGATAGTTTTCACAGTCCCATGA
- a CDS encoding glucose-6-phosphate isomerase encodes MSADLGSLAAPLKAASLKDLAAARAGKASLYAAGWTADLSRQYLDAASDAALLAHGADAGLETAASSLFDGDIVNPSENRPALHWALRAQAPLSGEAEKVRQSVLPALEFARRLQQGDIRTVSGEPYKAVLHIGIGGSDFGPRLIADAFSDLATPGIDLRFCANVDPWDLDHALTGLDPATTLVIGVSKSFGTEETLYNLGRARKWMEASLGEEAGRQIALVTANPERAKAWLGSNDGYLFDMPLPVGGRFSLWSSASLACMIYLKAGTFEAILKGAADMDAHTRSAPLAENLPMRLALLDFWNASFLERSMRVMLAYSHRLRMLPTYLQQLEMESNGKSVGPGGVPSPYSTAPALWGGEGSVGQHSYHQWLHQGSRSVPSEFILAPDFDRDPEGITALTAHALAQAEVLANGRSLEEVQAEEPDLSDAVAKQKVHAGGRASSFLHHKAFGPEAFGSLVALYEHRTYFAGKLWGLNPFDQWGVERGKTMATRLKPALSGDGAADDPVTAALIKKLG; translated from the coding sequence ATGAGTGCCGACCTAGGTTCCCTCGCCGCCCCCCTCAAGGCCGCCTCCCTGAAGGACCTTGCCGCAGCCCGGGCGGGTAAGGCGTCGCTCTATGCAGCCGGCTGGACAGCCGACCTTTCCCGCCAATACCTGGACGCCGCTTCAGACGCCGCCTTGCTCGCCCACGGCGCGGACGCCGGACTGGAAACAGCCGCCTCAAGCCTCTTCGATGGAGACATTGTAAATCCGTCGGAGAACCGCCCGGCCCTACACTGGGCACTTCGCGCACAGGCCCCGCTTTCCGGCGAGGCGGAGAAGGTGCGCCAGAGCGTCCTGCCCGCGCTGGAGTTTGCCCGCCGTCTGCAGCAAGGCGACATCCGGACAGTCAGCGGTGAGCCCTACAAGGCGGTCCTTCACATCGGTATCGGCGGGTCGGATTTCGGCCCCCGCCTGATTGCCGATGCCTTTTCAGACCTTGCGACGCCCGGCATCGATCTGCGTTTCTGCGCCAATGTCGATCCGTGGGACCTCGATCACGCTCTCACCGGGCTGGACCCCGCAACGACGCTTGTTATCGGCGTCTCGAAATCCTTCGGAACCGAAGAGACGCTCTACAATCTTGGCCGTGCCCGCAAATGGATGGAAGCGTCTCTCGGGGAGGAGGCTGGCCGCCAGATCGCGCTGGTCACCGCCAATCCCGAGCGCGCGAAAGCCTGGCTCGGCAGCAATGACGGCTATCTTTTTGACATGCCGCTACCGGTCGGCGGGCGCTTCTCGCTCTGGTCGTCGGCGTCGTTGGCCTGCATGATCTATCTCAAAGCCGGAACATTCGAGGCAATCCTCAAGGGCGCCGCGGACATGGATGCGCATACCCGCTCTGCCCCGCTGGCCGAGAATCTGCCGATGCGCCTCGCCCTGCTCGATTTCTGGAACGCCTCTTTCCTTGAGCGCAGCATGCGGGTCATGCTCGCCTATTCCCACCGCCTGCGCATGCTGCCGACCTACCTGCAACAGCTCGAAATGGAGTCGAACGGCAAGTCGGTCGGTCCGGGCGGCGTTCCCTCCCCCTATTCCACGGCGCCAGCCCTCTGGGGCGGCGAAGGCTCCGTCGGCCAGCATTCCTATCACCAATGGCTCCACCAGGGCTCCCGCAGCGTTCCGTCCGAATTTATCCTCGCGCCGGACTTTGACCGCGACCCGGAAGGCATCACGGCCCTCACGGCCCATGCCCTCGCCCAGGCCGAAGTTCTGGCCAACGGACGGTCGCTTGAAGAAGTGCAAGCCGAAGAACCGGATCTGTCGGACGCTGTCGCGAAACAGAAAGTCCACGCCGGGGGCCGCGCGTCCTCTTTCCTGCATCACAAGGCCTTCGGCCCGGAAGCGTTTGGCAGCCTCGTCGCCCTCTATGAGCACCGGACCTATTTCGCAGGCAAGCTCTGGGGCCTGAACCCGTTCGACCAATGGGGCGTCGAGCGCGGCAAGACGATGGCCACCCGCCTGAAACCGGCCCTGTCCGGCGACGGCGCGGCAGATGATCCGGTCACCGCGGCTCTGATCAAGAAACTTGGCTAA
- the tuf gene encoding elongation factor Tu has protein sequence MGKAKFERNKPHVNIGTIGHVDHGKTTLTAAITMVLAEAGGGEKRSYEDIDSAPEEKARGITINTAHVEYETENRHYAHVDCPGHADYVKNMITGAAQMDGAILVVNAADGPMPQTREHILLARQVGVPALVVFLNKVDQVDDEELLELVEMEVRELLSSYEFPGDDIPIIKGSALAAVEGRDDNIGKDRILELMAAVDEYIPTPERPLDKPFLMPVEDVFSISGRGTVVTGRVEQGIIKVGDEIEIVGIRDTTKTTCTGVEMFRKLLDQGQAGDNIGALLRGVDREGVERGQVLAKPGSITPHAKFEAEAYILTKEEGGRHTPFFTNYRPQFYFRTTDVTGVVTLPADKEMVLPGDNVKMDVELITPIAMDQGLRFAIREGGRTVGAGVVSAIKD, from the coding sequence ATGGGCAAGGCAAAGTTTGAGCGTAACAAGCCGCACGTGAACATCGGCACGATTGGCCACGTTGACCACGGCAAGACGACGCTGACAGCAGCGATCACGATGGTTCTGGCGGAAGCCGGCGGTGGTGAGAAGCGCTCGTATGAAGACATCGACTCGGCGCCGGAAGAGAAAGCACGCGGTATCACGATCAACACCGCACACGTGGAATACGAGACGGAAAACCGTCACTACGCCCACGTCGACTGCCCCGGACACGCTGACTATGTGAAGAACATGATCACCGGTGCGGCCCAGATGGACGGTGCGATCCTGGTTGTGAACGCAGCTGACGGCCCGATGCCGCAGACCCGTGAGCACATCCTGCTTGCCCGCCAGGTTGGCGTGCCGGCCCTGGTCGTGTTCCTGAACAAGGTTGACCAGGTCGACGACGAAGAGCTGCTCGAGCTCGTCGAGATGGAAGTCCGCGAACTGCTGTCGTCCTATGAATTCCCGGGCGACGACATTCCGATCATCAAGGGCTCGGCCCTCGCAGCTGTCGAAGGCCGCGACGACAATATCGGCAAGGATCGTATCCTTGAGCTGATGGCGGCTGTCGACGAGTACATCCCGACGCCGGAACGTCCGCTGGACAAGCCGTTCCTGATGCCGGTCGAGGACGTGTTCTCGATCTCCGGCCGCGGTACGGTTGTGACCGGCCGTGTGGAGCAGGGCATCATCAAGGTTGGCGACGAGATCGAAATCGTCGGTATCCGCGACACCACGAAGACGACCTGTACGGGCGTTGAAATGTTCCGCAAGCTGCTCGACCAGGGCCAGGCTGGCGACAATATCGGTGCGCTGCTGCGCGGTGTGGACCGTGAAGGCGTTGAGCGGGGCCAGGTTCTGGCCAAGCCGGGTTCGATCACGCCGCACGCCAAGTTCGAAGCCGAAGCCTACATCCTGACCAAGGAAGAAGGCGGCCGTCACACGCCGTTCTTCACCAACTACCGTCCGCAGTTCTACTTCCGTACGACGGACGTGACGGGTGTTGTGACGCTTCCGGCCGACAAGGAAATGGTGCTGCCGGGCGACAATGTGAAAATGGACGTGGAGCTGATCACCCCGATCGCCATGGACCAGGGCCTGCGCTTCGCGATCCGCGAAGGTGGCCGCACGGTCGGCGCCGGCGTCGTCTCGGCCATTAAAGACTAA
- a CDS encoding Tex family protein, which produces MSAKSRTSAAPSIAKLIATELGISERQVETVIELLEEGATVPFIARYRKERTGGLDDTQLRTLAERLDYLTELAKRRDTILDAIRQQDKLTPDLEREIMAATTKVALEDLYAPYKQKRRTKATIAKEAGLEPLAERILANPAAALETEAKSFVSKKKGVDTPDAALSGAREIIVEKIAETPRLSRKIRETVWKQGKLGSSLVKGKETEGAKFSDYFDFDEPFEKMPSHRALAMLRGQKEGILRIKVDVPHTDTRHHPAVREICSQFGFAKKGRAADEWLMETAEAAWKGKLEPSSSRESINRLKDSADSEAIRVFSRNMKDLLMAAPAGHKVVMGIDPGIRTGCKVAVVDSTGKLIDTATIYPHEPKKDWAGALTTLAKLCKKHKVELVSVGNGTAGRETDKLVADLSDKMPDLSLTRLMVSEAGASVYSASELAAKEFPDLDVSIRGAVSIARRLQDPLAELVKIEPKAIGVGQYQHDVDQGQLAKSLDGVVEDCVNAVGVDVNTASASLLSRVAGLNATIAANIVAYRDKNGPFTARTQLKKVPRLGPKAFEQAAGFLRIMDGKNPLDASAVHPEAYPVVERIAKKTGRKVDALIGDKAFLSKLKAEDYADDTFGVPTVKDILSELEKPGRDPRPEFKTATFKDGVDTIGDLKPGMRLEGVVTNVTAFGAFVDIGVHQDGLVHISELADTFVKDPHTVVKTGQVVNVVVLEVDAARKRIGLSMKQQGARPAAKSEKASRAPDRKPSDSPFGVLASLR; this is translated from the coding sequence ATGTCAGCCAAATCCCGTACCTCTGCCGCGCCTTCGATAGCTAAGCTGATCGCAACGGAACTCGGTATTTCGGAACGCCAGGTCGAGACCGTGATTGAATTACTCGAAGAGGGGGCGACGGTTCCCTTCATCGCGCGATACCGGAAAGAACGGACGGGCGGTCTGGACGATACGCAGTTGCGTACACTGGCGGAACGCCTCGACTATCTGACCGAACTGGCCAAGCGCCGCGACACGATCCTCGATGCGATCCGGCAGCAGGACAAGCTGACACCAGACCTTGAGCGCGAGATAATGGCAGCCACCACGAAAGTGGCGCTGGAAGACCTCTACGCGCCTTACAAGCAGAAACGCCGCACCAAGGCGACCATCGCGAAAGAGGCAGGACTTGAGCCACTGGCGGAGCGCATTCTCGCCAACCCGGCGGCGGCTCTGGAAACGGAGGCGAAATCCTTCGTCTCGAAGAAAAAAGGCGTAGACACGCCCGATGCCGCACTGAGCGGGGCGCGGGAAATTATCGTCGAGAAGATTGCGGAGACACCGCGCCTTTCCCGCAAGATCCGGGAAACGGTCTGGAAACAGGGCAAGCTTGGTTCCTCTCTGGTCAAAGGCAAGGAAACCGAAGGGGCGAAGTTCTCTGACTATTTCGATTTCGACGAGCCGTTCGAGAAGATGCCGTCGCACCGGGCGCTGGCGATGCTGCGGGGGCAGAAGGAAGGCATCCTGCGGATCAAGGTGGATGTGCCGCACACGGATACGCGTCATCATCCAGCCGTGCGGGAAATCTGTTCCCAGTTTGGTTTCGCCAAAAAAGGCCGTGCGGCCGACGAGTGGCTGATGGAAACGGCGGAAGCGGCCTGGAAGGGAAAGCTGGAACCGTCCAGTTCCCGTGAGTCCATCAATCGCCTGAAGGATTCGGCGGACAGTGAAGCGATCCGGGTGTTCTCACGCAACATGAAAGACCTCTTGATGGCCGCACCGGCCGGGCACAAAGTGGTCATGGGGATCGATCCGGGTATCCGGACGGGCTGCAAGGTCGCCGTCGTGGACTCGACCGGCAAGCTGATCGACACCGCGACGATCTATCCGCACGAACCGAAGAAGGACTGGGCCGGGGCGCTGACGACGCTGGCGAAGCTTTGCAAGAAACACAAGGTGGAACTCGTCAGTGTCGGGAATGGCACGGCAGGACGCGAGACGGACAAGCTGGTCGCGGACCTGTCGGACAAGATGCCCGATCTCAGCCTGACGCGCCTGATGGTGTCTGAGGCCGGGGCGTCTGTTTATTCTGCGTCCGAACTGGCAGCCAAGGAATTCCCTGACCTGGATGTCAGCATTCGCGGGGCGGTTTCCATTGCCCGGCGCCTGCAGGACCCGCTGGCCGAACTGGTGAAGATCGAACCCAAGGCCATCGGTGTCGGTCAGTACCAGCATGATGTCGATCAGGGGCAACTCGCGAAGTCGCTGGACGGCGTGGTGGAAGACTGCGTGAATGCGGTGGGCGTAGATGTGAACACCGCGTCGGCGTCGCTCCTTTCGCGCGTTGCCGGGCTCAACGCGACGATTGCGGCCAACATTGTTGCCTATCGTGACAAGAACGGGCCGTTTACGGCGCGCACTCAGTTGAAGAAAGTGCCGCGTCTTGGCCCAAAGGCGTTTGAACAGGCCGCCGGATTCCTGCGTATCATGGATGGCAAAAATCCGCTCGATGCGTCCGCGGTCCACCCGGAAGCCTATCCGGTGGTTGAGCGCATTGCGAAGAAGACCGGCCGTAAAGTTGATGCCCTGATCGGTGACAAGGCGTTCCTGTCGAAGCTGAAGGCAGAGGATTATGCGGACGACACGTTCGGTGTGCCGACCGTGAAGGACATCCTCTCTGAGCTGGAAAAGCCGGGGCGTGACCCGCGGCCGGAATTCAAGACGGCGACTTTCAAGGACGGTGTCGATACGATCGGCGACCTGAAGCCCGGCATGCGGCTGGAAGGCGTCGTCACCAATGTGACCGCTTTCGGCGCGTTTGTAGATATTGGCGTCCATCAGGATGGCTTGGTGCATATTTCCGAACTGGCAGACACTTTCGTGAAGGACCCGCATACGGTCGTGAAGACGGGGCAGGTGGTGAACGTTGTCGTTCTGGAAGTGGATGCCGCCCGCAAACGCATCGGCCTCAGCATGAAGCAGCAAGGCGCCCGTCCGGCAGCAAAGTCCGAAAAGGCGTCGCGAGCGCCCGACCGCAAGCCATCTGACAGTCCGTTCGGCGTGCTGGCCTCGCTCCGGTAA
- a CDS encoding GMC family oxidoreductase N-terminal domain-containing protein — protein MADLDGEYDHIIVGAGSAGCVVANRLSEGGKRRVLLLEAGGRDNWIWFHIPVGYLFAIGNPRSDWMFETVAEPGLNGRKLNYPRGRVLGGSSAINAMISMRGQAADYDHWKSLGLTGWGWEDVLPVFRRIEDHFLGESEAHGAGGEWRVEAPRVRWGILDAVREAAREMGVEPVKDFNTGDNEGSSYFHVNQKKGLRWSAARGFLKPAMGRKNLRVETGCLTDKLVMENGRVVAVDYLQGGQPRRARCQGEVILCAGAIGSVQVLQRSGIGPGEVLKEAGVAVQVDRQGVGRNLQDHLQQRAIYRVTGARTLNETYHNLFQRGLMGLDYALRRRGPLTMAPSQLGIFTRSDAGQGRANIEFHVQPLSLDKFGDPLHRFPAITVSACNLRPTSRGEVRINSAAPSEMPKIAPNYLSTDEDRKVAADAIRVTRQLMQQPAMAQFSPEEFLPGPAVGNDDAALAKAAGDIGTTIFHPVGTAKMGRHDDPSAVVDKDLRVIGLEGLRVIDASVMPTITSGNTNTPTIMIADKVSREMMT, from the coding sequence ATGGCGGATCTGGACGGTGAATACGACCACATCATCGTGGGCGCAGGCTCGGCGGGCTGCGTGGTCGCCAATCGCCTGTCGGAGGGCGGAAAACGCCGTGTGCTGCTGCTCGAGGCGGGCGGACGGGATAACTGGATATGGTTCCACATTCCGGTTGGATATCTGTTCGCGATCGGGAACCCGCGGTCGGACTGGATGTTCGAGACAGTGGCCGAACCAGGCCTCAATGGGCGGAAGCTGAACTATCCGCGGGGCCGGGTGCTTGGCGGCTCATCCGCCATAAACGCCATGATCTCCATGCGAGGGCAGGCAGCAGATTACGATCATTGGAAAAGCCTCGGCCTGACGGGATGGGGCTGGGAAGATGTGCTGCCGGTGTTCCGCCGGATCGAAGATCACTTCCTTGGGGAGAGTGAAGCGCATGGTGCAGGCGGGGAATGGCGTGTCGAGGCACCGCGCGTGCGCTGGGGTATTCTGGACGCCGTTCGCGAGGCGGCGCGGGAGATGGGTGTCGAACCGGTCAAAGATTTCAATACCGGAGACAATGAAGGCTCCTCATACTTCCATGTGAACCAGAAGAAGGGTCTGCGCTGGTCAGCGGCGCGAGGTTTCCTGAAACCTGCCATGGGACGCAAGAACCTCCGTGTAGAGACGGGGTGTCTCACAGACAAGCTGGTCATGGAGAACGGCCGTGTTGTGGCGGTCGACTACCTGCAGGGTGGCCAGCCGCGGCGGGCGCGATGCCAGGGGGAGGTTATACTCTGTGCCGGTGCAATAGGGTCTGTGCAGGTCCTCCAGCGCTCCGGTATCGGGCCGGGAGAGGTCTTGAAGGAGGCAGGCGTTGCAGTCCAGGTTGACCGGCAAGGCGTTGGCCGGAACCTGCAGGACCATTTGCAACAGCGCGCGATTTACAGGGTCACCGGCGCGCGGACGCTGAATGAGACCTACCACAATTTGTTCCAGCGAGGGCTGATGGGGCTCGACTATGCGTTGCGGCGGCGGGGGCCGCTCACCATGGCGCCGTCGCAGCTCGGTATTTTTACGCGTTCCGATGCCGGGCAGGGGCGCGCGAACATCGAATTCCATGTGCAGCCCCTTTCTCTGGATAAATTTGGCGATCCGCTGCATCGTTTTCCCGCGATCACCGTCAGCGCCTGCAATCTCAGGCCGACCTCACGGGGTGAAGTGCGTATCAATTCGGCCGCACCTTCTGAAATGCCGAAGATCGCGCCGAATTATCTCTCCACGGATGAAGACCGGAAGGTGGCCGCGGATGCTATCCGCGTCACCCGCCAGCTGATGCAGCAACCAGCCATGGCGCAGTTTTCGCCGGAGGAATTCCTGCCGGGGCCTGCTGTGGGGAATGACGATGCCGCATTGGCCAAGGCGGCCGGAGATATTGGCACGACGATCTTTCATCCTGTCGGCACGGCGAAGATGGGACGCCACGACGATCCGTCGGCAGTTGTGGACAAGGATTTGCGGGTGATCGGTTTGGAAGGCTTGCGGGTGATCGATGCATCCGTCATGCCCACGATCACATCCGGCAATACGAACACACCAACTATCATGATCGCAGACAAGGTTTCCCGGGAGATGATGACATGA